From a single Desulfosalsimonas propionicica genomic region:
- a CDS encoding FAD-binding protein: protein MPLETGKTISCDVLVIGSGGAGLRAAIAAKSTGADVVMASKLNIGKTSNTYISKGVMATLGFGPAEDNIDKYIDDTLKVGRFLNDRAMVEAIARQQENETAFLQQCGAAFAMDGDKPMLLHIPGHQYPRHLVAANWRGSDIVFPLKHFAAKQGVVFEEHLFVSSILSSDGRVSGACGITTDGRFITILAPAVVLATGGYSQIFMNTNNVPGITGDGQALCYELGLPLKDMEFVQFYPTAMGRRGSRLLLNEKLLAQDGVSLKNQAGENIIKKYGFDDFLTVTRDLLAQIMMRETVKGIVVLDLTHMPSGIDKQLSHLLPASYWKGEKRFQVVPTAHFCMGGAITDDYGQTPLAGLFAAGEIAAGAHGANRLGGNSLSEIFSMGSISGSCAAVQTKTPQKPNVIKSLADNERYRIDQQFSSRGTDSDELLSNLKQVMWHKAGILRHRAHLEQALQMLENPWPDIRVRTPAELIKSLELYNMRLIATAVCKAALMRTESRGSHFRTDFSIEDNDNWLKNIIIHKTESGMTCKAQPASSVHPD from the coding sequence GCCGTTAGAGACGGGCAAGACAATTTCGTGTGATGTGCTGGTTATAGGTAGCGGCGGAGCCGGTCTTAGAGCCGCAATTGCTGCAAAATCAACAGGTGCGGATGTTGTGATGGCCTCCAAGTTGAACATCGGAAAAACATCGAATACCTACATTTCTAAAGGTGTCATGGCCACCTTGGGATTCGGACCCGCTGAAGACAATATTGACAAGTATATTGATGATACATTGAAAGTAGGGCGTTTTTTGAACGACCGGGCTATGGTCGAAGCTATCGCCCGACAACAAGAAAATGAAACTGCTTTTTTACAGCAATGCGGTGCTGCATTTGCCATGGACGGAGACAAACCGATGTTGCTGCATATCCCCGGGCATCAATATCCCAGACATTTGGTCGCAGCCAATTGGAGGGGTAGTGATATCGTTTTTCCTCTGAAACACTTCGCTGCCAAACAAGGTGTTGTATTTGAAGAACATCTGTTTGTTTCCAGCATTCTATCATCAGATGGTCGCGTTTCGGGAGCCTGTGGTATCACAACGGATGGACGTTTCATAACAATATTGGCGCCTGCCGTGGTATTGGCAACAGGAGGGTACTCTCAAATTTTTATGAACACCAATAATGTTCCTGGTATTACCGGAGATGGGCAGGCCCTTTGTTATGAACTGGGATTACCGCTCAAGGACATGGAATTTGTCCAGTTTTATCCAACAGCTATGGGCAGAAGAGGCAGTCGTCTCTTGTTGAATGAAAAACTTTTAGCACAAGATGGCGTCTCTCTGAAAAACCAAGCAGGTGAAAACATAATTAAAAAATATGGATTTGATGACTTTCTGACCGTAACCCGGGATTTGCTGGCCCAGATAATGATGAGGGAGACTGTAAAAGGAATCGTTGTGCTGGATCTCACTCATATGCCGTCAGGCATAGATAAGCAACTATCGCATTTGCTCCCTGCCTCCTACTGGAAAGGTGAAAAACGTTTTCAGGTGGTGCCGACGGCCCATTTCTGCATGGGTGGTGCCATAACAGACGACTATGGACAAACTCCCCTGGCCGGACTTTTTGCCGCCGGGGAAATCGCGGCCGGGGCACACGGTGCAAACAGACTGGGCGGCAATTCTCTTTCTGAAATTTTTTCCATGGGATCCATTTCAGGCAGCTGTGCGGCTGTACAGACAAAAACACCCCAGAAACCCAATGTGATTAAATCTCTTGCCGACAATGAGAGATATAGAATAGATCAGCAGTTTTCTTCAAGGGGCACAGATTCGGACGAACTTCTATCCAATCTAAAACAAGTAATGTGGCATAAGGCGGGAATCCTGCGCCATAGAGCCCATCTGGAACAGGCGCTGCAAATGCTTGAAAATCCATGGCCGGATATTCGTGTGAGAACTCCTGCCGAATTGATCAAATCACTTGAACTCTATAACATGCGACTGATTGCCACAGCCGTCTGCAAGGCCGCACTTATGCGAACTGAAAGTCGGGGATCCCATTTCCGAACGGATTTTTCCATAGAAGACAACGATAATTGGCTTAAGAATATTATAATCCATAAAACAGAATCTGGCATGACATGCAAAGCACAGCCCGCTTCCTCGGTCCATCCTGATTAA
- a CDS encoding MSMEG_0568 family radical SAM protein, which produces MHDIITELQSFGVRLALPGHESKGGAGPTEGSAFIVNGVVFSAPIAGHYIKKSPYSLQKEGQNYLLLKNNRKIASIDVVAEPKFYHYKTDDGVPYRKFALLHGKDCLATTVLQNCVHWKKGQQCAFCATEISLSNNSTVKYKTPTQLSQVVRVAYENDNITHIVLTTGTGDPPGSEIAYLAQCTKAIKAQVDIPIQVQCAPPPDLSLIDQLHDAGAEAVGIHVESFDQAILKAVAPAKADIGLAHYEKAWKRAVDLFGPNQVSSFLISGLGETRESILWGSEFLADLGVFPFVVPLRPIPGSKLQDQTPPNPEYMKGIYKAVARIIQKKGLSSKAAKAGCVKCGACSALSVYESLLANTTGRTDPFPEIICHSARTLEEKDKAYQIRKKVFVEEQAIFKNSDTDEYDEDAIHLVAEKKGKIIGTVRIYKAPSNDGHWIGGRLAVAMDERHTHAGAFLVKEAMKRVKKRGCRLFTAKIQENNVPFFIKCGWEPIGEVKDHFGVPHLEMKADLNRVEDDSK; this is translated from the coding sequence ATGCACGATATAATTACTGAACTACAAAGCTTTGGTGTCCGTCTTGCATTACCCGGGCATGAAAGCAAAGGTGGTGCAGGACCTACGGAGGGCAGCGCATTTATTGTTAATGGTGTAGTTTTTTCTGCCCCTATTGCGGGTCATTATATAAAAAAATCCCCTTATTCATTGCAAAAAGAGGGACAAAATTATCTTCTTTTAAAAAATAATCGGAAGATCGCCTCCATTGATGTTGTAGCAGAACCCAAATTTTATCATTACAAAACAGATGATGGTGTTCCATATAGGAAATTCGCGTTGCTCCACGGCAAGGACTGCCTTGCGACAACCGTGCTGCAGAATTGTGTTCACTGGAAAAAGGGACAGCAATGTGCCTTCTGCGCAACAGAAATTTCCCTTTCAAATAATTCCACTGTAAAATATAAGACGCCCACACAACTGTCGCAGGTTGTACGCGTAGCATATGAGAATGACAATATAACGCATATTGTCCTGACAACAGGTACTGGGGATCCGCCTGGCAGTGAAATTGCTTATCTTGCCCAATGTACAAAAGCAATTAAAGCCCAGGTAGATATCCCTATACAAGTTCAATGCGCGCCGCCACCGGATCTTTCTTTGATTGATCAACTCCATGATGCCGGGGCAGAGGCTGTTGGCATTCATGTGGAAAGCTTTGACCAAGCCATCCTAAAAGCAGTTGCACCTGCCAAGGCGGATATCGGCCTGGCCCATTATGAAAAGGCGTGGAAAAGGGCAGTGGATTTGTTTGGTCCAAACCAGGTAAGCAGTTTTCTAATATCAGGGCTTGGCGAAACCCGGGAATCCATCCTTTGGGGAAGCGAATTTCTGGCAGATTTGGGAGTGTTTCCATTTGTCGTGCCGCTGAGACCGATTCCGGGATCAAAGCTTCAGGATCAAACACCGCCGAATCCTGAATATATGAAAGGGATTTATAAAGCTGTTGCCAGAATAATTCAAAAAAAGGGGCTTTCATCAAAGGCGGCCAAGGCAGGGTGTGTTAAATGCGGCGCTTGCTCCGCTTTGTCTGTTTATGAGAGCCTGCTTGCAAACACGACCGGACGCACTGACCCTTTTCCTGAAATTATTTGTCACAGTGCCAGAACGTTAGAGGAAAAAGACAAAGCCTACCAGATCCGTAAGAAAGTGTTTGTTGAAGAGCAGGCAATATTCAAAAATTCTGATACAGATGAATACGATGAAGATGCTATTCATCTTGTTGCAGAAAAAAAAGGAAAAATTATCGGAACGGTTAGAATTTATAAAGCCCCTTCAAATGATGGGCACTGGATAGGCGGGCGTCTCGCAGTGGCTATGGATGAACGCCACACCCACGCCGGGGCTTTTCTTGTAAAAGAAGCGATGAAAAGGGTTAAAAAAAGAGGATGCCGTCTTTTTACTGCTAAAATACAGGAAAACAACGTTCCTTTTTTTATAAAGTGTGGTTGGGAACCGATTGGGGAGGTAAAAGATCATTTTGGTGTACCTCACCTAGAGATGAAAGCGGACTTGAACCGCGTAGAAGATGACTCAAAATAA
- a CDS encoding AIR synthase related protein: MVDNANGSPSLSGNDELDDIVQAVRNYLGLVRKNSIKYVFEILKQTHQFGIQLPNYGDDAAVIPWKGEYLLLAADGMMAGLLINEPYAAGKAAVMVTVNDIYAMGGRPIGMVNVLASGDERQRSSIVNGIEKGCRKLQVPMLGGHTHPDTATGEASLSVAILGSATKLLRSHQAREGDDLILGIDLNGRRGCKSVVSWDANSGSTPEQLLFRLEALPEIAEKELSCAAKDISNAGILGTISIMLENSGKGGEIDIEAIPRPMSIGLIDWLHCFQSFGFILAVQPEHSKEVQDLFLARNIDSAIVGKVTSSPLVRVHKGSKRKTLFNFEKEEITGIRFDPKCLAPGKNGLKKAF, from the coding sequence ATGGTTGACAACGCTAACGGCTCGCCATCTTTATCAGGAAATGACGAATTAGACGATATTGTTCAGGCTGTCCGGAACTATCTTGGACTTGTCCGAAAGAATTCCATAAAATATGTTTTTGAGATTCTGAAGCAGACCCATCAGTTCGGTATCCAACTGCCAAACTATGGAGATGATGCGGCTGTGATCCCCTGGAAAGGCGAATACCTGCTTTTGGCCGCAGATGGTATGATGGCCGGACTTCTTATCAATGAGCCTTATGCTGCAGGAAAAGCAGCTGTAATGGTCACAGTTAATGATATTTACGCAATGGGCGGGCGCCCTATTGGCATGGTCAATGTTTTGGCAAGTGGAGATGAGCGCCAGCGAAGCAGTATTGTGAATGGAATTGAAAAGGGATGCCGGAAACTTCAGGTGCCCATGTTGGGAGGTCATACCCATCCGGACACAGCAACAGGAGAGGCCTCGCTGAGTGTTGCAATTTTAGGATCTGCCACAAAACTTCTCAGATCTCATCAAGCCAGGGAAGGGGATGATCTGATTCTGGGGATTGATCTCAATGGGCGCCGCGGGTGTAAATCTGTAGTAAGCTGGGATGCAAATTCCGGGAGCACTCCGGAGCAACTCCTCTTTCGATTGGAGGCTTTGCCAGAAATAGCAGAAAAGGAATTGTCTTGTGCAGCCAAGGATATCAGCAATGCCGGCATACTTGGCACGATTTCCATCATGCTTGAAAATTCAGGTAAAGGCGGAGAAATTGATATTGAGGCGATACCAAGGCCAATGAGCATTGGATTAATCGATTGGCTTCATTGCTTTCAGAGTTTTGGATTTATTTTGGCTGTTCAGCCGGAGCATTCCAAAGAGGTGCAGGATCTGTTTCTGGCAAGAAATATCGATTCTGCAATAGTTGGGAAAGTCACCTCCTCGCCCCTTGTCCGTGTTCACAAGGGTAGCAAAAGAAAAACTCTATTTAATTTTGAAAAAGAGGAGATTACCGGGATACGTTTTGATCCGAAGTGTTTGGCACCGGGTAAAAATGGATTGAAAAAGGCGTTTTAA
- a CDS encoding ABC transporter substrate-binding protein, whose protein sequence is MKASLTSIRILFLTLFFVIVFLAVSWAGDPVSVRMAYLQNDIHHLAFWVAEEEDIFADEGVIIDTVGAFRAGPEIMSAFASGDLDMAYVGQSPATVGFANKAADVVVVAQVNTEGTAIVIKKQDAANFESLQDLAGKTIAIPGHATVQEAILLKGLKKVGLSRKEIHLMVLKPPDMIGSLRTGQIDAFIAWEPYPAKAITSGVGKMLAASKKLWPEHPCCVLVVEKSFMKAHPRIVERTIQAHAKATQYVCHHPDKAAQIAVKYTGMDELTIRKAMQNVHFTTELNIEDAKEYVNFLSELGYIQKQDPEAFIRNFIRLDLLPSEIR, encoded by the coding sequence ATGAAAGCCTCATTGACTAGTATCCGAATATTATTTCTTACCCTTTTTTTTGTGATTGTTTTTCTGGCTGTAAGTTGGGCCGGAGATCCCGTTTCTGTCAGGATGGCTTATTTGCAAAATGATATCCACCACTTGGCTTTCTGGGTAGCCGAGGAAGAAGATATTTTTGCGGATGAAGGTGTTATTATAGATACTGTTGGGGCTTTTAGAGCCGGACCGGAAATCATGTCCGCTTTTGCATCCGGTGACTTGGATATGGCCTATGTAGGACAGTCGCCTGCGACCGTGGGGTTTGCAAATAAAGCTGCAGATGTTGTCGTCGTAGCCCAGGTAAATACTGAAGGCACTGCCATCGTCATTAAAAAACAGGACGCGGCCAATTTTGAAAGTTTGCAGGATTTGGCGGGCAAAACCATAGCAATACCGGGTCATGCCACAGTGCAAGAAGCGATTCTGCTAAAAGGCCTGAAGAAAGTGGGATTAAGCAGGAAAGAAATTCATCTAATGGTCCTGAAGCCACCGGATATGATTGGCTCGCTTCGCACTGGGCAAATCGATGCCTTTATCGCATGGGAGCCCTATCCCGCTAAAGCAATAACTAGTGGTGTTGGGAAAATGTTGGCTGCATCCAAAAAATTATGGCCTGAACACCCGTGTTGCGTACTTGTTGTGGAAAAATCCTTTATGAAGGCGCATCCAAGGATTGTTGAAAGGACCATTCAGGCCCACGCCAAAGCCACACAATACGTTTGCCATCATCCGGATAAGGCTGCCCAAATTGCAGTAAAATATACTGGCATGGATGAATTGACAATTCGTAAGGCTATGCAAAATGTTCATTTTACCACTGAATTAAATATAGAAGACGCCAAGGAATATGTAAATTTCCTTTCTGAATTGGGCTATATACAAAAACAGGATCCAGAAGCCTTTATTCGTAATTTCATCCGCCTGGACCTTTTGCCTTCAGAAATTCGATGA
- a CDS encoding ABC transporter permease, with the protein MNWPRIVIPVFCLCIWQASSFMGMLPEYKLPSPVQILDGLESLITIGMPPGHPLHWHIFYSLHRVVVGFFSAILIALPLGLIMGWSKAIRQILEPIFEFIRPIPPLAWIPIAILWFGIGIKSAAFIIFLGAFFPILLNTIYGVRRIDPILIDAARTLNASSPAIFTKVLLPGAVPSIITGIRIGIGISWMTLIAAEFTGVKSGYGLGYMIMTARDIQRPDLIMAGMLVFGSIGFSVDIVLRLIERKIVRWR; encoded by the coding sequence ATGAATTGGCCCCGGATTGTTATTCCTGTTTTTTGTCTGTGTATTTGGCAGGCTTCCTCCTTTATGGGGATGCTCCCCGAATATAAATTACCTTCGCCTGTGCAAATATTGGATGGTCTTGAGTCCTTGATTACCATAGGGATGCCGCCTGGACATCCTCTTCATTGGCATATATTCTACAGTTTACACAGAGTAGTGGTCGGTTTTTTCTCAGCCATATTGATCGCCTTACCACTTGGATTAATAATGGGATGGTCAAAGGCGATACGCCAAATCCTGGAACCAATTTTTGAGTTTATCCGACCCATACCCCCGTTGGCGTGGATTCCTATCGCGATCCTTTGGTTCGGCATCGGTATAAAGTCTGCTGCTTTTATAATCTTTTTGGGCGCGTTTTTCCCCATATTGCTCAATACTATCTACGGGGTTCGGCGAATCGATCCTATTCTTATTGATGCAGCCCGCACATTAAATGCTTCTTCCCCGGCTATTTTTACGAAAGTCCTTTTGCCAGGGGCTGTACCCTCTATCATAACCGGCATCCGTATAGGGATCGGTATCAGTTGGATGACCCTTATAGCTGCGGAATTTACAGGTGTAAAGTCCGGATACGGACTTGGGTACATGATCATGACAGCGAGGGATATCCAACGACCGGATTTAATTATGGCCGGTATGCTTGTATTCGGTAGCATCGGTTTCAGTGTAGATATTGTGCTTCGGCTCATTGAAAGAAAAATCGTAAGGTGGCGTTGA